The uncultured Tolumonas sp. DNA window GGCGCAGTTGTTTAACCAAATTTGTGGTGAACAGCTCAACGAGCAAGGCCAGAACCTGATCCGGGTGATGGCTGAAAACGGACGTTTGAGTGTACTGCCTGCGGTCGTTGCTGAGTTTTCAGCACTGAAAGCAGAACTGGACAAAGAACTGGAAGCGCAGATCACCTCTGCGGCAGCGTTATCTGAAGCGGAAAAAGCGAAAATCCAGAAATCTCTGGAAACACGTTATCAGCGCACAGTACGTCTGAATTGTCAGCTGGATCCATCTTTGATGGCTGGTCTGGTGATCAAGATCGGTGATGACATCATCGATGCCAGCGTTCGCAGTAAACTCAACCGCTTGGCGGAAGCATTGCAATCTTGATTGGGGATTAAAGCATGCAACTCAACTCCACTGAAATTGCCGAGCTGATTAAAAAGCGTATCGCGCAATTTAACGTCGTGACCGAAGCCCGCAATGAAGGGACTATCGTATCGGTCAGCGACGGTATTATTCGTATTCATGGCCTTGCTGATGTTATGCAAGGTGAAATGATCGAACTACCTGGCAACTGCTATGGTCTGGCTCTGAACCTGGAGCGTGACTCTGTTGGTGCTATCGTCATGGGCCCTTACACTGATCTGGCTGAAGGCCAGAAAGTAACGGGTACCGGTCGTATTTTGGAAGTACCTGTTGGTCGTGGTCTGCTGGGTCGTGTGGTTAACACACTGGGTCAGCCTATTGATGGTAAAGGCCCTATCGAAAACGATGGCTTTGCTCCAGTAGAAGTGATTGCACCAGGCGTAATCGAGCGTCAATCTGTTTCTC harbors:
- the atpH gene encoding F0F1 ATP synthase subunit delta — encoded protein: MSEVTTIARPYAKAAFDFAVEQKAVDSWLSMLLFAAEVSKDDTVQQVIHSSMAPEQLAQLFNQICGEQLNEQGQNLIRVMAENGRLSVLPAVVAEFSALKAELDKELEAQITSAAALSEAEKAKIQKSLETRYQRTVRLNCQLDPSLMAGLVIKIGDDIIDASVRSKLNRLAEALQS